From Apium graveolens cultivar Ventura chromosome 9, ASM990537v1, whole genome shotgun sequence, the proteins below share one genomic window:
- the LOC141683657 gene encoding GDSL esterase/lipase At5g33370-like isoform X2, translating to MALSLSMSTIFTVLVLQVVVASLGLKAEARAFFVFGDSLVDNGNNNYLATTARADAPPYGIDFPTHRATGRFSNGLNIPDLISERIGSEPTLPYLSPELQGEKLLVGANFASAGIGILNDTGVQFVDMIRMPLQLRYFEQYQQRVSGLIGEEQAKKLVRESLVLITLGGNDFVNNYFLVPLSARSRQYNLPNYVTFIISEYRKILQRLYEQGARRVLVTGTGPLGCVPAELAQRSVNGECAAPLQQASALFNPQLVELLTQLNSEVGDHVFIAANTNEMNLDFINNPQQYGSLLWTRKIQWNRIMYSIVKLVPEQRSVCILGSISSFRESK from the exons ATGGCTTTATCATTATCCATGTCTACAATTTTTACAGTACTGGTGTTGCAAGTAGTTGTAGCAAGTCTTGGCCTAAAAGCCGAGGCTCGAGCTTTCTTTGTGTTCGGAGACTCCCTGGTTGACAATGGCAATAATAATTATTTGGCTACGACAGCTCGTGCTGATGCACCTCCTTATGGCATTGATTTTCCTACTCATCGAGCCACTGGTCGTTTCTCAAATGGACTCAACATTCCTGATCTCATCA GTGAGAGAATTGGTTCGGAACCTACATTGCCATACCTGAGTCCCGAGCTCCAAGGTGAAAAGCTTCTTGTTGGAGCTAATTTCGCTTCTGCAGGAATTGGAATACTTAACGATACTGGAGTCCAATTT GTTGACATGATTCGGATGCCCTTACAGTTGAGGTACTTTGAACAATACCAGCAAAGAGTGAGTGGTTTGATTGGAGAAGAGCAGGCAAAGAAACTTGTACGCGAATCACTTGTTCTCATCACATTGGGAGGCAATGATTTTGTCAACAATTATTTCTTGGTACCTTTATCTGCCAGGTCTCGCCAATACAATCTCCCCAATTATGTCACCTTCATCATCTCCGAATACCGCAAAATTTTACAG AGGCTATATGAACAAGGTGCTCGCAGAGTTCTTGTGACAGGAACGGGACCATTAGGTTGCGTGCCAGCAGAACTAGCCCAACGTAGTGTCAATGGAGAATGTGCAGCTCCCCTCCAACAGGCTTCCGCTTTATTCAACCCGCAACTGGTTGAGCTTCTCACGCAACTCAATTCTGAAGTTGGAGATCATGTCTTTATTGCAGCAAATACTAATGAGATGAATCTTGATTTTATCAACAATCCCCAGCAATATG GTAGCTTGTTGTGGACAAGGAAGATACAATGGAATCGGATTATGTACTCGATTGTCAAACTTGTGCCAGAACAGAGATCTGTATGCATTTTGGGATCCATTTCATCCTTCAGAGAAAGCAAATAA
- the LOC141683657 gene encoding GDSL esterase/lipase At5g33370-like isoform X1 has protein sequence MALSLSMSTIFTVLVLQVVVASLGLKAEARAFFVFGDSLVDNGNNNYLATTARADAPPYGIDFPTHRATGRFSNGLNIPDLISERIGSEPTLPYLSPELQGEKLLVGANFASAGIGILNDTGVQFVDMIRMPLQLRYFEQYQQRVSGLIGEEQAKKLVRESLVLITLGGNDFVNNYFLVPLSARSRQYNLPNYVTFIISEYRKILQRLYEQGARRVLVTGTGPLGCVPAELAQRSVNGECAAPLQQASALFNPQLVELLTQLNSEVGDHVFIAANTNEMNLDFINNPQQYGFITSKVACCGQGRYNGIGLCTRLSNLCQNRDLYAFWDPFHPSEKANKLIVQQMMIGSQKYMHPMNLSMIIAMDSTV, from the exons ATGGCTTTATCATTATCCATGTCTACAATTTTTACAGTACTGGTGTTGCAAGTAGTTGTAGCAAGTCTTGGCCTAAAAGCCGAGGCTCGAGCTTTCTTTGTGTTCGGAGACTCCCTGGTTGACAATGGCAATAATAATTATTTGGCTACGACAGCTCGTGCTGATGCACCTCCTTATGGCATTGATTTTCCTACTCATCGAGCCACTGGTCGTTTCTCAAATGGACTCAACATTCCTGATCTCATCA GTGAGAGAATTGGTTCGGAACCTACATTGCCATACCTGAGTCCCGAGCTCCAAGGTGAAAAGCTTCTTGTTGGAGCTAATTTCGCTTCTGCAGGAATTGGAATACTTAACGATACTGGAGTCCAATTT GTTGACATGATTCGGATGCCCTTACAGTTGAGGTACTTTGAACAATACCAGCAAAGAGTGAGTGGTTTGATTGGAGAAGAGCAGGCAAAGAAACTTGTACGCGAATCACTTGTTCTCATCACATTGGGAGGCAATGATTTTGTCAACAATTATTTCTTGGTACCTTTATCTGCCAGGTCTCGCCAATACAATCTCCCCAATTATGTCACCTTCATCATCTCCGAATACCGCAAAATTTTACAG AGGCTATATGAACAAGGTGCTCGCAGAGTTCTTGTGACAGGAACGGGACCATTAGGTTGCGTGCCAGCAGAACTAGCCCAACGTAGTGTCAATGGAGAATGTGCAGCTCCCCTCCAACAGGCTTCCGCTTTATTCAACCCGCAACTGGTTGAGCTTCTCACGCAACTCAATTCTGAAGTTGGAGATCATGTCTTTATTGCAGCAAATACTAATGAGATGAATCTTGATTTTATCAACAATCCCCAGCAATATG GATTCATAACATCAAAGGTAGCTTGTTGTGGACAAGGAAGATACAATGGAATCGGATTATGTACTCGATTGTCAAACTTGTGCCAGAACAGAGATCTGTATGCATTTTGGGATCCATTTCATCCTTCAGAGAAAGCAAATAAGCTAATTGTTCAACAAATGATGATTGGCTCCCAAAAGTACATGCATCCTATGAATCTCAGCATGATCATTGCAATGGATTCTACAGTTTAA